The bacterium genome contains the following window.
TCGCCGTCTCGCGCGTCACGATCGCCGCCGCCGCGGGCGGGACCTCCTCCAGCACCACCTCGACCGGCAGGCTCGGCTTGATGTTCATCTCGCCGCGGATCGTGCGCACCGCCGTGACGATCTCGATCACCACGGCCAGTTCGGCCTCGGCGTCGGCATCCGCCCAGCGCTCGTCCGGCTCGGGGAACGGCGAGATCGCGAGCGGGCGCCCGCCGCCGGGGAGCCGGTCGGCGATCTCCTCGGTCACGAACGGCATGATCGGGTGCAGCAGCGCCAGGACACGGCGCAGCACGTGCACCGCCGTGCCGCGCGCCGCGTCGCCCGCGGGCCCCTCCGCGCCCAGGCGCGGTTTGGCGATCTCCAGGTACCAGTCGCAGAACTCGTGCCACGTGAACTGATAGAGCGCCGAGGCGGCGTCGTTGTAGACGTACTCCTCGAAGGCGCGGTTGACGCGGCGCACGAGCCCGTCGAGGCGCGAGAGCACCCAGCGGTCCTCGATCGCCGCGGGCGCCGCGGCCGGGGGCGGCGGCGCGGGCCTGCCCTCGAGGTTCATCGCGACCAGCCGCGAGGCGTTCCAGAGCTTGGTCACGAAGTTGCGGTACCCGGCGATCCGCTCCTCCGCGAGCTTGATGTCCCGTCCCTGCGCGGCGAGCGCGGTGAGCGTGAAGCGGCAGGCGTCCGTGCCGTAGCGCTCCATCATGCCGAGGGGGTCGATGACGTTGCCGCGGGACTTGGACATCTTCTGTCCCTCGGCGTCGCGCACGAGCGCGTGGATGTAGACGTCGCGGAAGGGGACCTCGCCCATGAACTTGATGCCCATCATCATCATGCGGGCCACCCAGAAGAAGAGGATGTCGAAGCTGGTGACGAGCACCGACGTCGGGTAGTAGGAGGCGAGCAGCGGGGTGCGCTCGGGCCAGCCGAGCGTCGAGAACGGCCAGAGCGCGGAGGAGAACCACGTGTCGAGCACGTCCGGGTCGCGCACGAGCCGCGCGCCGCCGCACGCCGGGCAGCGCGCCGGCGGCTCCTGGCTGACGATCGGCACGGCGTCGACCGCGATGCGCAGCGTGGTCTCGGTCGCGCCGCCTTCGCCCGCGGCGACCGTCACCTCGCGCACGCGCTCGCCGTTGCAGTCGCGGCAGTACCACGCCGGTATCTGGTGGCCCCACCAGATCTGGCGCGAGATGCACCAGTCGCGGATGTTCTCCATCCACTCGTAGTAGGTGCGCTCCCACTGCGCGGGGATGATCCGCGTGCGCCCCTCGCGCACGGCCGCGAGCGCCGGCTCGGCCAGGGGCTTCGCGCGCACGAACCACTGGGGCGAGAGCGCGGGCTCCACGACGGTGTGGCAGCGGTAGCAGTGCCCGAGCGGCACCGCGTAGTCCTCCTCGCGCACCAGCAGCTCCCGCTCCCGCAGGTCGGCGAGGATCGCCTTGCGCGCGGCGAAGCGCTCGAGTCCCGCGTAGGGCCCGGCCGCCTCCGTCATCCGCGCCGAGTCGTCCATGATCTTCGGCGCGGCCAGGCCGTGCCGCCGCCCGGTCTCGAAGTCGTTGGCGTCGTGCGCGGGGGTGATCTTCAGCGCGCCGGTGCCGAACGCCGGATCGACCGCGGTGTCGGCGATCACCGGCACGCGACGGCCCGGCGCCACGGGCAGCACCACCTCCGT
Protein-coding sequences here:
- a CDS encoding valine--tRNA ligase → MTFESTYRPEEVERTWIERWDAARAFHAPEPASGEPFSIVIPPPNVTGVLHIGHALNNTLQDILVRWRRMQGRSALWVPGMDHAGIATQNVVEKQLAAQGTDRHRLGREEFVRRVWLWKEESGGKILNQLRRLGCSCDWERQRFTLDEGLSRAVRQVFIGLHAEGLIYRDERIINWCPRCHTALSDLEVESQPAPGHLYHVRYRAADGGEGVVVATTRPETIPGDTAVAVHPDDARYASLIGTEVVLPVAPGRRVPVIADTAVDPAFGTGALKITPAHDANDFETGRRHGLAAPKIMDDSARMTEAAGPYAGLERFAARKAILADLRERELLVREEDYAVPLGHCYRCHTVVEPALSPQWFVRAKPLAEPALAAVREGRTRIIPAQWERTYYEWMENIRDWCISRQIWWGHQIPAWYCRDCNGERVREVTVAAGEGGATETTLRIAVDAVPIVSQEPPARCPACGGARLVRDPDVLDTWFSSALWPFSTLGWPERTPLLASYYPTSVLVTSFDILFFWVARMMMMGIKFMGEVPFRDVYIHALVRDAEGQKMSKSRGNVIDPLGMMERYGTDACRFTLTALAAQGRDIKLAEERIAGYRNFVTKLWNASRLVAMNLEGRPAPPPPAAAPAAIEDRWVLSRLDGLVRRVNRAFEEYVYNDAASALYQFTWHEFCDWYLEIAKPRLGAEGPAGDAARGTAVHVLRRVLALLHPIMPFVTEEIADRLPGGGRPLAISPFPEPDERWADADAEAELAVVIEIVTAVRTIRGEMNIKPSLPVEVVLEEVPPAAAAIVTRETAIVGRLANVRAIRLNEGADAGEAATAALSCGVLRLPLVGVV